GAATGGCCCCGAACATGCCCAGCGGAATGGCAAACAAAATAGAGAACGGCACGCTCCAGCTTTCATACAAGGCCGCCAGCAAGAGCAGAACCAGTACAATGGACAGCGCGAAAATGTAAAGGGTGCTGTTGCCCGCGGCCAACTCTTCGCGGCTTAGGCCAGAGAAGTCATAGCCATAGCCGGCCGGAAGGGTCTTCGCGGCCACTTCCTCCAGCGCCTGCAAGGCCTGCCCGCTACTGTAGCCCGGCTTGGCGCTCCCCGAAATCTCTACAGACCTGAACAAGTTGTAATGTGAGATCACCGCCGGGTTCTCCACTATTTTAGAACTCACCAAGGCACTCAGCGGCACAGCTTCACCGGCGCGGTTGAGGACGTAGAACTGGTTCAGGCTCTTGATGTCCATGCGGTAGGCGGTGTCTGCCTGGGCTACTACGCGGTAGTTACGACCGTAGCGCGTAAAGTCATTGATGTAGCGGCTGCCCATGTAAGAAGCCATGGTAGAATAAACATCTGTGAGGCTGATGCCCAGTTTCTTCACTTTCTCACGGTCCACTTCTACCTGGTAGCCCGGCGTGCGGGTATTGAAGAAGCTGTAGGCCATGGCAATCTCGGGCCGCTGGTTGGCGGCTCCCAAAAACTGTCCCATCACCTTCTCCAGTTCCTTGATGTCGCCGGCGGTTCGCTGCTGTAATATAAAGCTGAAGCCCCCTGACTGGCCCAGACCCGGAATAGCCGGCGGTGCCACCACAATAATGTTGGCTTCCTTGATGGTGGCAAATTTCTGGTTCAGCTCCGCTATGACGCCTTGCAACTTCATAGATTCGTCCTTGCGTTGGTCCCAAGGGTGCATCTGAATAAAGAACGTCCCGCTGTTCGACTTAAAGGAGAAGTTAATGGCGTTCAAACCCGAGATAGACGTAGAGTTTCTGATGGCTTTCACTTCGCCTAAGATACCGGCCATTCTCTCCAGGATAGCCTGGGTTCTGTTGGCAGAGGATCCTTCTGGAAGTTCTACGGAGATAAATAAGCGTCCTTCATCTTCCGTCGGGATGAAACCGGTTGGTTTCTTAGCAAACAAGCCCACCGTGCCCACATACAAACAGGCTAGTAGAATTAAGGCCAACGGTGCTGCTTTAATGCTTTTGCGCACGCCGGCAGAGTAAGACGCCGTGGTGCGGGCGAACCAGTTATTGAACTTGTAGAAGAATTTGTTCAAGCCTCTGGATTCGCGGTTCACGTTCATGGGCCGTAGCATCATGGAGCAAAGCGCGGGCGTCAAGGTCAAGGCCACAAACGCCGAGATCAACACCGAAATGGCAATAGTAATCGCGAACTGTTGGTACAGCCGGCCCACAATCCCGGGTATAAAGCCCACTGGAATAAACACCGCCGCCAGAATCAAGGCAATGGCAATTACCGGCGCCGTGATGTCTTTCATGGCCTTGCGCGTAGCCTCCTTAGGCGAAAGCCGCTCATGGTCAATGTAATGCTGTACCGCTTCCACCACCACAATCGCGTCATCTACCACAATACCAATGGCCAGCACAAACCCGAAGAGCGTCAACGTGTTAATGGTGAAGCCCAGCGGAATGAAGAAGATGAACGTACCAATGATGGATACCGGAATGGCCAGAATAGGAACCAGCGTCGCGCGCCAGCTTTGCAGGAACAAGAACACCACAATGATTACCAGCACCAAGGCCTCCAGCAAGGTCGTGACCACTTCCTTAATGGACACCTCCACCACCGTCACAGACTCAAACGAGACAATGTAGTCCACATCGGCGGGGAAGGTTTTCTTCATTTCCTGCAAAGCGGCATTGATACCTTCGGCAGTTTCTACGGCGTTGGAGCCCGGGGCTTGGTAGATTAGCATGATGCCGGACGGATTGCCGTTGATGGTGGCCTGACGGCCGTAGTCAAACTGCCCGAACTCCACGCGGGCCACATCTTTCAGATAGACCAAAGAGCCTTCTTCAGGGTTAGTTCTAATGATGACGTTCTCAAACTCCTGCTGGGTGGCCAGACGTCCGCTCACCGTTATGGGGTATTGAAACGCCTGGGTGTTGTACTGCGGCCGAGCCCCCACGGTACCCGCGGCCACCTGCATGTTCTGCTCCTGAATGGCGGCTACCACTTGGTTCGCGCTCAGGTTGTACTGGGCCAACTTGTCTGGTTGTAACCACAAGCGCATGCTAAAGTCCTGGCCAATAGACGTTACGTCACCCACACCTTTCACGCGTAGCAAGGCATCCTTTACGTAGATATTGGTGTAGTTGTCCAGGTACTGGATGTCATGCGTTTTCTTAGGCGAGTAAATGCCCACTACCATCAAGATACTGGGGTTCCGCTTGCGCACGGTCACACCCAGACGGCGTACCTCTTCTGGCAGGCTCGGCTCCGCAACGCTGGCGCGGTTCTGCACATCCAGCGTGGCAATGTTGATGTCCGTGCCTACTTCAAAGGTCACCGTCATGTTCATCTGCCCGGTACTGGTGTTAGTAGAGCTTAGATAGGCCATGCCCGGCGTCCCGTTAATCTGGGTCTCAATGGGGGTGGCTACGGTCTGCTCAATGGTCTGCGCATCTGCCCCGGTGTAGTTCGCCGACACGGAAACCGTAGGCGGCGAAATATCGGGGTACTGGGTGACGGGCAGGTTCAACATGGCCAGGGTACCTACCAGCACGATCACAATAGAGATCACGATGGCGGTAATAGGCCGTCTTATAAATATGTCAGATATCATCTTCTTTCTGAAATGCTTCTATAAACCTTAATTATCTGGCACCGGCGGCCGGGCCTGCGGCTGGCGCGGCACCTACCTGCACTTTGGCTCCCTGACGCAGTTTCTGGATGCCTTCCACCACAATCACATCACCGGCGTTCAAGCCTTCACGGGCCACAATCTTGTCCTGGAAGCGGGTGCCTAGTTGAATGTTCTGCTGCTGTACAGAATCGCCCTGCACTTTGTACACGAAGTACTCGCCCAACTGCTCTGTCACGGCCTTAAACGGAAGCGTAATCTGTTGGCCAATGTCCTGGTTCAAGACGTTCACGCTCACGGTCATGCCAGACACCAGTTGGCGATCTGGGTTAGGGAAGCTCACGCGCACCGTGATGGTACCCGTCTGCGTACCAATGGCCCGATCAATGGCGCTCAGCTTACCTGTATGTGGATAGGTAGAACCGTCAGAGAAGGAAAGCGTGAACAAAGAGTCTGGCTGTTTGCCTTGCTGCAGGCGGTTAAATCTGGGCAGTTCGGTTTCATTGATCACAAAATCAACGGCCGTGGGGCCATCTGAAGAAATAGTGTTCAACAGCGTCTGCCCCGGACTTACCTGGGAGCCTACCCGCACCTGTGAGATGCCGATGGTACCAGAGAACGGCGCGTTGATGATGGAATAGCCCAGGTCTGTAGCGGCGCTGGCCACCTGAGAGCGGGCCACGGCCACTTGGGCACGGGCAGTCTCCACGTCGGCGCGGGCGTAGTCTACGCGCTGGCGGGCAATGGCGTCCTGCTTGGCCAGGTTCTCATAGCGCTCCAGGTCTTTCTGCACGCGGTTGAGGTTGGCCTGTGCGCTGCGTACTTGGGCCTGGGCCTGGTTATAGGCTGCTTGGTACTTGGTACGGTCAATCTCATACAGTTTCTGGCCTTTGGTCACGCGCTGGCCATCTTTTACAAATATCTGGGTAATGTAGCCGCTTACCTGCGGGCGTAGTTCCACTTCACTCAACGGTACTACCGTGCCCGGATAGGTGTCAGTGCCCACCACGCGTTCCTGCATGACGGTATAGGTATTCACGGGTACCGGGCCGCCCATCATGGCGCCTTGCGGAGCTCCTTCTTTGTTGCCGCAAGAATAAAGCAGGGCAGAGGCGAAGAAGGCTAAGGCCAGGGGAGAAAGATTTCTTTTCATATAGGTTGGTTTCGGCTTATTCATTGACAGCAATGGTGCCCAGGGCACGTTGAACATCTAGTTTACTGGCCAGTACATTGTACAAGGCGTTATAATAATTGAGTTGCGCGGTGCGCAAATCGGTCTCGGCCACAATCAGGTCCAGGTAGGTTTTAATGCCTTCGTTGTATTGCAGCTTAAGCACGTTGTACACCTCTTCCGCCAGCTTCACGTTCTCTTGCAAGATGAGCCAGTCCTGGTAATCGCTTTTGTAATTGGCCAGGGCGCGCTGGTACTCTGTGTTAATGCGGCGCTGAAGGTTGGTCAGCTCCAGATCCAGGCTCTGGGCTTGCAGCTCAGAGATGCGCACGTTCTGCAACCTTCTTCCC
The nucleotide sequence above comes from Nibribacter ruber. Encoded proteins:
- a CDS encoding efflux RND transporter permease subunit, translating into MISDIFIRRPITAIVISIVIVLVGTLAMLNLPVTQYPDISPPTVSVSANYTGADAQTIEQTVATPIETQINGTPGMAYLSSTNTSTGQMNMTVTFEVGTDINIATLDVQNRASVAEPSLPEEVRRLGVTVRKRNPSILMVVGIYSPKKTHDIQYLDNYTNIYVKDALLRVKGVGDVTSIGQDFSMRLWLQPDKLAQYNLSANQVVAAIQEQNMQVAAGTVGARPQYNTQAFQYPITVSGRLATQQEFENVIIRTNPEEGSLVYLKDVARVEFGQFDYGRQATINGNPSGIMLIYQAPGSNAVETAEGINAALQEMKKTFPADVDYIVSFESVTVVEVSIKEVVTTLLEALVLVIIVVFLFLQSWRATLVPILAIPVSIIGTFIFFIPLGFTINTLTLFGFVLAIGIVVDDAIVVVEAVQHYIDHERLSPKEATRKAMKDITAPVIAIALILAAVFIPVGFIPGIVGRLYQQFAITIAISVLISAFVALTLTPALCSMMLRPMNVNRESRGLNKFFYKFNNWFARTTASYSAGVRKSIKAAPLALILLACLYVGTVGLFAKKPTGFIPTEDEGRLFISVELPEGSSANRTQAILERMAGILGEVKAIRNSTSISGLNAINFSFKSNSGTFFIQMHPWDQRKDESMKLQGVIAELNQKFATIKEANIIVVAPPAIPGLGQSGGFSFILQQRTAGDIKELEKVMGQFLGAANQRPEIAMAYSFFNTRTPGYQVEVDREKVKKLGISLTDVYSTMASYMGSRYINDFTRYGRNYRVVAQADTAYRMDIKSLNQFYVLNRAGEAVPLSALVSSKIVENPAVISHYNLFRSVEISGSAKPGYSSGQALQALEEVAAKTLPAGYGYDFSGLSREELAAGNSTLYIFALSIVLVLLLLAALYESWSVPFSILFAIPLGMFGAILALTFLPKLDNNVYAQIGMITLIGLAAKNAILIVEFAKERVDHGMELIAATLDAVRLRLRPIIMTSLAFILGVVPLVLASGAGAVSRQTIGWVVIGGMLAATFLAIFIVPVLFVVITRLAYGKKGLADLENKYNDVEFDHQ
- a CDS encoding efflux RND transporter periplasmic adaptor subunit, with amino-acid sequence MKRNLSPLALAFFASALLYSCGNKEGAPQGAMMGGPVPVNTYTVMQERVVGTDTYPGTVVPLSEVELRPQVSGYITQIFVKDGQRVTKGQKLYEIDRTKYQAAYNQAQAQVRSAQANLNRVQKDLERYENLAKQDAIARQRVDYARADVETARAQVAVARSQVASAATDLGYSIINAPFSGTIGISQVRVGSQVSPGQTLLNTISSDGPTAVDFVINETELPRFNRLQQGKQPDSLFTLSFSDGSTYPHTGKLSAIDRAIGTQTGTITVRVSFPNPDRQLVSGMTVSVNVLNQDIGQQITLPFKAVTEQLGEYFVYKVQGDSVQQQNIQLGTRFQDKIVAREGLNAGDVIVVEGIQKLRQGAKVQVGAAPAAGPAAGAR